A single genomic interval of Metasolibacillus fluoroglycofenilyticus harbors:
- a CDS encoding helix-turn-helix domain-containing protein produces MIIINNRIKLLRKVLKLSQEDFGRKLGITKTAISKIETGRNNLTDSTIKLLCTNFNVNEVWLRTGKGEMFIETATFSLDEQARIHNLSALDLDIVKRYMELDPYVREEIIKFIGETYLQHTNKETTATTDNDSHSKTRESGSGYYEDQKLYVNKVAETVVSGYGDADAEIEAELARYRIELEAEKKAQQSLALQEQKKSN; encoded by the coding sequence GTGATTATTATAAACAATCGTATTAAACTGCTTAGAAAAGTTTTAAAATTGAGTCAAGAAGATTTTGGGAGGAAACTCGGAATAACAAAAACAGCAATTAGCAAAATAGAAACTGGAAGAAATAATTTAACAGATAGTACGATAAAATTATTGTGTACTAACTTCAATGTAAACGAAGTATGGCTTCGTACAGGTAAAGGTGAAATGTTTATTGAAACAGCAACATTTTCATTAGATGAGCAAGCCCGTATTCACAATCTATCGGCGCTCGATCTAGATATAGTGAAACGCTATATGGAATTGGACCCTTATGTACGTGAGGAAATAATAAAGTTTATCGGGGAAACATATTTACAGCATACGAACAAAGAAACTACAGCTACTACCGACAATGACTCCCATTCAAAAACGAGAGAAAGCGGCAGTGGATATTATGAAGATCAAAAGCTGTACGTTAACAAAGTTGCGGAAACAGTTGTTAGTGGATATGGTGATGCCGATGCAGAAATTGAAGCAGAGTTAGCAAGGTATCGAATAGAGTTAGAGGCAGAGAAAAAAGCCCAGCAATCATTAGCCTTACAAGAGCAAAAAAAGTCAAATTAA
- a CDS encoding Rha family transcriptional regulator: MTLQQLLTQQEIVYVEKGAAFTNSRIVSEVFQKGHDKVLRDIRSLKCSATFKAANFGECHYNNAQGRQMPMYTLTFDGFAMLAMGYTGEKAMQFKELYIAAFNHTHRLLAERNQTLLSFEQKQISEAVQHVIKQAYPQLAPAARQKYYTALYKELRQEFEVISYKDIPRSNLLEALEFIANWHSPKLESPQSAIN; encoded by the coding sequence ATGACATTACAGCAACTATTGACCCAGCAAGAAATTGTTTATGTAGAGAAGGGAGCGGCTTTTACAAATAGTCGCATTGTTAGTGAGGTATTCCAAAAAGGACATGATAAAGTTCTGCGGGATATTCGTAGTTTAAAATGCTCGGCAACCTTTAAAGCCGCCAATTTTGGAGAGTGCCATTATAACAATGCGCAGGGGCGTCAAATGCCAATGTATACTCTCACATTTGATGGTTTTGCGATGCTGGCAATGGGTTACACAGGAGAGAAAGCCATGCAGTTTAAAGAACTGTACATAGCCGCATTTAATCATACGCATCGACTGCTAGCAGAACGTAATCAAACATTGCTTTCATTTGAACAAAAGCAGATAAGTGAGGCAGTGCAACACGTCATTAAACAAGCCTATCCCCAACTTGCACCAGCTGCTAGGCAAAAATACTATACAGCATTGTATAAGGAATTGCGTCAGGAGTTTGAAGTGATATCTTACAAAGATATTCCACGTAGTAACTTGTTGGAAGCGTTAGAGTTTATAGCGAATTGGCATTCACCGAAATTGGAGAGTCCTCAATCAGCTATTAACTAA
- a CDS encoding ORF6C domain-containing protein, translated as MRYQFSQDHLQEGERIRLRNAVAERVYALSNSSGAQPILFKALYTALKERYAVNFYGDIKRNQMQDALRFIAQWRG; from the coding sequence TTGAGATATCAATTCAGTCAAGATCATTTACAGGAAGGGGAACGCATTCGCTTACGTAACGCAGTGGCTGAACGTGTCTATGCACTTTCGAACAGCTCTGGTGCACAGCCGATATTATTTAAAGCACTTTATACAGCATTAAAAGAACGATACGCTGTTAATTTCTATGGAGACATTAAACGAAATCAAATGCAAGATGCTTTACGATTTATAGCACAGTGGAGGGGTTAG
- a CDS encoding ArpU family phage packaging/lysis transcriptional regulator: MSKIYQLKLFQENQEKNNLRDSAEENSVSSATYLDKEHVINWVLERCIAKYFEMSLRANSKSLPSLTSRISDLPGTQSNEFFSKTEAAAMKRVSAAEWLRVFHENLDGLPTAHKEIIEEKYLQRASDGRYRSDLVVYQELNLGRTIYYQMKKEALYWLGVRLAEEKIFDHTEEIREGDY; the protein is encoded by the coding sequence TTGTCTAAAATATATCAATTAAAGTTATTTCAGGAGAATCAAGAAAAAAACAACTTGCGCGATTCAGCAGAGGAAAATAGTGTTTCTTCTGCTACATATTTAGATAAAGAACATGTAATTAATTGGGTTTTAGAGCGCTGTATTGCAAAATATTTTGAAATGTCATTGCGTGCTAATTCAAAGTCATTACCAAGTTTAACAAGTCGGATTTCGGATTTACCAGGTACTCAAAGTAATGAATTTTTTAGCAAAACAGAGGCGGCAGCAATGAAGAGGGTGTCAGCGGCAGAATGGTTACGTGTCTTTCATGAAAATTTAGACGGTTTACCAACTGCACATAAAGAAATTATAGAAGAAAAATACTTACAACGAGCTTCAGATGGACGCTATAGATCGGATTTAGTTGTCTATCAAGAATTGAATTTAGGGCGTACCATTTACTATCAAATGAAGAAAGAAGCACTTTATTGGCTCGGTGTGAGATTAGCTGAGGAAAAAATCTTCGATCATACAGAGGAGATTCGGGAAGGTGATTATTAA
- a CDS encoding helix-turn-helix transcriptional regulator, which yields MQKRTCNGCRASQYGQGHFICNLGKGVESVYTDGVLVGARPTGKCPKPTTYKEYIERLTGRYKPKRKSRRKKEVAKKVTEKIETKFEKISAPRRTCMIAERRARGLSQAQLGQLIGCSASFIGHLETGRSNPSADIATKLVQVLEVSFYDLFPDL from the coding sequence TTGCAAAAACGGACATGTAATGGTTGTCGGGCATCTCAATACGGACAGGGCCATTTTATATGTAATTTAGGAAAAGGGGTCGAATCAGTATATACAGATGGTGTTCTCGTTGGTGCTCGACCAACAGGGAAGTGTCCCAAACCGACTACTTACAAAGAATATATAGAGAGACTCACTGGTCGATATAAGCCAAAACGAAAATCTAGACGGAAGAAAGAAGTAGCAAAAAAAGTAACGGAAAAAATTGAAACTAAATTTGAGAAGATAAGTGCACCAAGACGTACATGTATGATTGCAGAACGTCGAGCAAGAGGGTTATCACAAGCTCAATTGGGGCAATTAATAGGTTGTTCGGCTTCATTCATTGGGCATTTGGAAACAGGGAGATCAAATCCTTCGGCTGATATCGCAACAAAGCTAGTCCAAGTTTTAGAAGTATCATTTTATGACTTATTTCCTGATTTATAA
- a CDS encoding DUF3841 domain-containing protein, whose translation MSTYWTIQSEDKWKEIQEKGCLIGNPEFIYPEFVDAYNWLKKRMKEKLPNYNNEYPIWLWIDRPDLRKSGHLEAGEKGILLKIDIEDNRVLLSDFQAWHFVLNKSYFDLENIENDNSDYTQFELEKSWELIFDIDYLARHPNWGEKECTLQGVTNHIKLNEISLVKKFTAR comes from the coding sequence ATGAGTACTTATTGGACAATACAATCAGAGGACAAATGGAAGGAAATACAGGAAAAAGGTTGTCTGATAGGTAATCCCGAGTTTATCTATCCAGAATTTGTTGATGCTTACAATTGGTTAAAAAAAAGAATGAAGGAAAAACTTCCGAATTATAATAACGAATACCCTATATGGCTATGGATAGATAGACCTGATTTAAGAAAGAGTGGTCATTTAGAAGCAGGAGAAAAAGGTATATTATTAAAAATAGATATTGAAGACAATAGAGTCCTTCTTTCGGATTTTCAGGCCTGGCATTTTGTACTAAATAAATCTTATTTTGACCTTGAAAATATTGAAAACGATAACAGTGACTACACTCAATTTGAATTGGAAAAGAGTTGGGAGTTGATTTTTGATATAGATTATTTAGCTAGACATCCTAATTGGGGAGAAAAAGAGTGCACGCTACAGGGAGTTACTAATCACATAAAATTAAATGAAATTAGCTTAGTGAAAAAATTTACGGCAAGGTAG
- a CDS encoding type II toxin-antitoxin system HicA family toxin, which translates to MNKLISSFMVFSLVFFTLVSNGGVHAYNEVITNEYVDNNHSLKNEEGNHNYNLISIDEAELEYSTYALPLAAPIISMILKKMVKEAVKEYGKQVVIDAVMQELNLPKTISGKKLIGKLEKVGFEKLRQNGSHVTMKGPNGKTFTVPLHDELKTGTYNSIKKSIKDSIAP; encoded by the coding sequence ATGAATAAGCTAATAAGTAGTTTTATGGTTTTTTCTCTTGTTTTCTTTACACTAGTTTCAAACGGGGGTGTACATGCATATAATGAAGTAATAACAAATGAATACGTTGATAATAATCATTCATTGAAAAATGAGGAAGGCAACCACAACTATAATTTAATCTCAATAGATGAAGCAGAGTTAGAATACAGTACATATGCACTTCCACTTGCTGCACCAATAATATCTATGATATTGAAAAAAATGGTGAAAGAAGCCGTTAAAGAATATGGAAAACAAGTAGTAATTGATGCTGTCATGCAAGAATTAAATTTACCAAAAACGATTAGTGGGAAAAAGTTAATTGGTAAGCTTGAAAAAGTAGGCTTTGAAAAGTTAAGGCAAAATGGAAGTCACGTTACTATGAAGGGTCCTAACGGAAAAACCTTTACTGTACCGTTACACGATGAGTTGAAAACAGGAACTTATAATTCGATTAAAAAATCAATAAAAGACTCTATAGCACCATAA
- a CDS encoding pilin, which produces MDNVTSLINDIAKDVQGLAPAVAGIVLVIIGFVWMFAKDPNKKEAAQTWMMNVFIGFAIVYLAASLVAWGTGKMSGF; this is translated from the coding sequence TTGGATAATGTTACATCACTCATTAACGACATTGCAAAAGATGTACAAGGCCTTGCACCTGCTGTTGCAGGAATTGTGCTAGTGATTATTGGTTTTGTTTGGATGTTTGCGAAAGACCCAAACAAAAAGGAAGCAGCTCAAACGTGGATGATGAACGTATTTATTGGTTTTGCCATTGTTTATTTAGCTGCATCACTCGTTGCTTGGGGAACTGGTAAAATGTCAGGATTCTAG
- a CDS encoding toprim domain-containing protein codes for MSKNRLVYQSINEMLTELNAQDRGRYYICSCPECQEQEAFIYKNNLNFIQCNRENSCGERFLLKIAEKDEEYMYQEPVEQEKGLTVAQAKQIDRFTDMMQHFLHHIQSDALDNGYRGLSRETTTPFIADFRDAGVSFMFEYAGELLPKDYATNYWMCQRNLVSPIFGEDGRVDRILLRSTINPDIQPKELQLIINPSNKARDFFVDAPEHAESIVISEALLDGLSFREVDKEIGVMALTGSRKWRNLCTHLKEQATQYQDKKFLIAMDDDIAGYKAAIEIARCLEEIQADYQVFSYPETQKDANAFLVESPERFERDVQLFQQRFATSNRSYIDVKKEMQQIVICHSNLDALAFRSVDSSIGVIAIPHEEKVEEIKGRFNRWMQSRNMYDKTFLLAFPSTEEGQADTHKIINFLQKQGLKYQVFDYGNSEYQNPAEFVLNNRKDFEKKVQPYLLVPKKRQEYER; via the coding sequence ATGAGCAAGAATCGGTTAGTATATCAGTCGATTAATGAAATGCTGACGGAATTAAATGCACAGGATAGAGGACGTTATTATATTTGTAGTTGTCCAGAATGCCAAGAGCAAGAGGCTTTTATTTACAAAAATAATCTGAACTTTATTCAATGCAATCGTGAAAATTCTTGCGGGGAACGTTTTTTATTAAAGATTGCTGAAAAAGATGAAGAGTATATGTATCAAGAGCCAGTAGAACAAGAGAAGGGATTAACAGTTGCACAAGCAAAGCAAATTGACCGGTTTACAGATATGATGCAACACTTTTTACACCATATTCAAAGCGATGCTCTAGATAATGGATATCGTGGGCTATCACGTGAAACGACAACACCATTCATTGCAGATTTTCGTGATGCTGGTGTTTCTTTTATGTTTGAATATGCGGGCGAGTTATTGCCAAAGGATTACGCAACAAATTATTGGATGTGCCAACGTAATTTAGTATCACCCATATTTGGAGAGGATGGACGTGTAGATCGCATTCTACTTCGTTCTACGATTAATCCAGATATACAACCAAAAGAGCTACAATTGATTATTAATCCCTCCAACAAGGCAAGGGATTTTTTTGTTGATGCACCTGAACACGCAGAAAGTATTGTAATTAGTGAGGCGCTTTTGGATGGATTGTCTTTTCGGGAGGTAGACAAGGAAATAGGTGTTATGGCATTAACTGGTTCGCGTAAATGGAGAAATCTTTGTACGCACCTAAAGGAGCAGGCTACACAGTATCAAGATAAAAAATTTCTCATTGCAATGGATGATGACATCGCAGGGTATAAAGCGGCCATTGAAATTGCTCGTTGCTTAGAGGAAATTCAGGCAGATTACCAGGTGTTTAGTTATCCTGAAACACAAAAAGATGCCAATGCTTTTCTTGTCGAGAGCCCAGAACGGTTTGAGCGTGATGTGCAGTTGTTTCAACAGCGTTTTGCTACATCAAATAGAAGCTATATAGATGTGAAAAAAGAGATGCAGCAAATTGTTATTTGTCATTCTAACTTAGATGCACTAGCTTTTAGAAGCGTTGATTCAAGTATTGGTGTTATAGCAATACCGCATGAGGAGAAAGTAGAAGAAATTAAAGGTCGATTTAATCGCTGGATGCAAAGTAGAAATATGTATGACAAAACTTTTCTTCTAGCATTTCCTAGTACAGAGGAGGGACAGGCAGATACACATAAAATAATCAATTTTTTGCAAAAACAAGGGCTGAAATATCAAGTATTCGATTATGGAAATTCCGAATATCAAAACCCTGCTGAATTTGTATTGAACAATCGAAAGGATTTTGAAAAAAAGGT